In the genome of Coraliomargarita algicola, one region contains:
- a CDS encoding NYN domain-containing protein gives MKYLFIDAYNVICATDSLRQTMQVNLDAARDQLADLVRSIHDAEGVRVALVLDSRNDKLEIEHPYKKKTFEYVYAPAAVSADGVIERMVARVKHAADATVVSNDRMVRESVRAHGAIALRPEELFEWSRACESRLVQDARRRNTANAKDFRNGINLDL, from the coding sequence GTGAAATACCTGTTCATTGATGCCTACAACGTAATCTGTGCGACAGATTCGCTGCGGCAAACAATGCAGGTGAACTTGGACGCCGCACGTGATCAACTCGCCGACTTAGTGCGCAGTATTCATGATGCGGAAGGCGTGCGTGTGGCCTTGGTGCTCGATAGTCGCAACGATAAGCTGGAGATCGAGCATCCCTATAAGAAAAAGACTTTCGAGTATGTGTATGCACCCGCAGCGGTATCGGCCGACGGGGTCATCGAGAGAATGGTGGCTCGGGTTAAGCATGCAGCGGACGCTACAGTTGTGAGTAATGACCGCATGGTGCGAGAGTCTGTGCGAGCCCATGGAGCCATTGCCCTGCGCCCCGAAGAGCTCTTTGAGTGGAGTCGAGCGTGCGAGTCGCGACTGGTGCAGGACGCTCGTCGTCGCAACACAGCCAACGCGAAAGATTTTCGTAATGGTATCAATCTGGACCTGTAG
- a CDS encoding NADH-quinone oxidoreductase subunit N → MNELLIEFLSGFTATNEWAAILPEILLGVLALSLLGAEMALPKGKHLGWIPRLAIWGQVVILLIAFSCAGGCSFDEREYFSGLITQNEVTQIMRGFFLVSSLAVCYLGKLYLSKQSLPRTEFYALVLIISAGMMLLVQSSHFVMLFVALETVTVAFYVLVAYNRTSKFSLEAGLKYLILGALSSGILLFGIVLLYGIAGSPELLGNSQDSLNYSELMHFVIPNMDNMIVKIGALLVIAGVCFKIGAVPFQIWVPDVYQGAPTPVTAYLAVASKAAGFIVLIQLVRGPFFGLHEFLIPILSVIAAATILFGNIAAVAQRNVKRLMGLSGIAHAGYLLLGVVAMMRGIDWAVYAVIFYLITYLLASFAVFGVMSLAAGEDDANQELEHYQNFARKRPFLGGVLACGLGSLAGIPPLGGFIGKLFLFVAAFQAALYGLLAISILGVVISIYYYFGWIRECYFSAPSSEVVNEAACPSTAGDRFLLGALTVASVVVGLLPAVLPIIR, encoded by the coding sequence ATGAACGAACTTCTTATTGAATTTTTGAGCGGTTTCACCGCTACCAACGAATGGGCGGCCATTCTGCCTGAGATTCTTTTGGGCGTGCTCGCATTGAGCCTGCTTGGCGCCGAGATGGCCCTGCCCAAAGGCAAACACCTGGGCTGGATTCCACGTCTGGCCATCTGGGGGCAAGTTGTGATTTTACTGATCGCATTCAGCTGTGCTGGTGGCTGCAGCTTCGATGAACGCGAATATTTCAGCGGACTCATTACGCAAAACGAGGTCACGCAGATCATGCGGGGCTTCTTTCTCGTGAGCTCGCTCGCAGTCTGTTACCTCGGTAAGCTCTACTTGTCCAAGCAGTCCTTGCCTCGCACAGAGTTCTACGCGCTGGTGCTGATTATCTCGGCTGGGATGATGCTGCTGGTGCAGAGTTCTCACTTCGTCATGCTCTTTGTCGCCTTGGAAACGGTGACTGTCGCTTTCTACGTCTTGGTGGCCTACAACCGCACCAGTAAGTTCTCGTTGGAAGCGGGCTTGAAATACCTGATTCTTGGAGCGCTCAGTTCCGGTATCTTGCTCTTTGGTATCGTGCTGCTTTATGGCATCGCCGGTAGTCCCGAGTTGCTGGGGAACAGTCAAGACTCTCTGAACTATAGCGAGTTGATGCATTTTGTGATTCCTAACATGGACAATATGATCGTTAAGATCGGTGCTTTGTTGGTGATCGCAGGCGTCTGTTTTAAAATCGGTGCCGTCCCTTTCCAAATTTGGGTGCCCGATGTGTATCAAGGTGCGCCCACTCCAGTCACAGCTTATCTCGCTGTGGCCTCGAAGGCTGCTGGATTCATCGTATTGATTCAACTCGTCCGCGGACCTTTCTTCGGCTTACATGAATTTTTGATTCCGATCCTCTCCGTCATTGCTGCGGCCACCATACTTTTTGGTAATATCGCGGCTGTCGCTCAAAGAAATGTAAAGCGCTTGATGGGACTTTCCGGTATCGCACACGCGGGTTACCTCTTGTTAGGCGTGGTCGCTATGATGCGTGGTATTGATTGGGCCGTCTATGCCGTGATCTTTTATCTCATTACTTACTTGCTCGCATCCTTCGCCGTCTTCGGTGTGATGTCGCTGGCAGCAGGTGAGGACGATGCGAATCAAGAGCTCGAGCATTATCAAAACTTTGCCCGCAAGCGTCCCTTCCTTGGTGGCGTCTTGGCATGTGGCTTGGGCTCCTTGGCGGGCATCCCGCCACTGGGTGGATTTATTGGTAAGCTCTTTCTCTTTGTCGCAGCCTTTCAAGCCGCGCTTTACGGTTTGCTGGCAATCTCCATACTTGGTGTCGTCATTTCGATTTACTATTACTTTGGGTGGATCCGTGAGTGCTACTTCTCTGCGCCCTCGTCTGAAGTGGTCAATGAAGCGGCTTGTCCTTCCACGGCAGGCGATCGCTTCTTGTTAGGAGCACTCACAGTTGCCTCCGTAGTGGTGGGCCTCTTGCCTGCGGTGCTTCCAATTATTCGCTAG